The sequence below is a genomic window from Synechococcus sp. PCC 7335.
CGATTTTTCTGAAAAGTCCATACAGGCGATCAAAGAAACTAACGCCTTCGCCGATGCCAATACCCAACTCTACATTGTGCATGTGCTAAAGCCTCTAGAGGCTACAGAGCCAGGTGTTGTTTGGGAATCAGTCGACACTGAGAAACGGACACAAACTATACTGGCGCTGTTTGAGGAAAAATTTCCCAAGAGCGAGTATGAAGGGCTTGTCTTCGAGGTGAGAAACGGCGATCCAACCGCCGAGATTATTGATTACGCAGAGTATCGAAATATAGACTTAATTGTCATGCCCTCACGCGGCAGAACGGGCATCTCTCGATTCTTTATGGGTTCAATTGCAGAAAGAGTAGTTCGCTTTGCCCACTGCCCTGTTTTGGTTCTAAAGCAGCAGAAGAAAGCTACTACCGCTACCACCTAAGCTTATCGACTTTTTGCATAGGCGCTATCTGTTGAGCCTTTTGTGGTTTCTAACCGGTCTAGCTACATTGGGAGTATCTTCATTCAAGGTACTCCCAATGATTTTAAACACGTCTCGTCAGCCCTTTGCGCAACAAAACCACCGCAAGCCCTGGGCAATCCGGAGCCTACAGTGGTTCTGGAGATTCAGTCAGTTCTATGGTGAGTATACTGTTCGATCGCCGCAAGAGCGTCAGCAGTGGATTAGCCAGCAGCGCAATCAGCACCAAAGAAACCAACTAAGCAACTAGGCACTTAGCTAGGCACTTAGTAACTAGCTAACCTGTCTCGCCTTAAGCAAACTATGACTCAACCGTCAGCATCTGGCCAGATGTCAACCGAGACCAATAGTCTTTTAGATCGCCTGCTACCTCATTTGAGAGAATGTAGCATCCTAACAAATTAGGAAATGCCATACCTAGCAGCATCAAATCGCTAAAGTCTATAATTAGACCCAAGCTAGTGAGACAGCCTAAGAACGTACAAAATACGTAGATAATCTTGAACAGCAAGGTGCTTCGCTCGCCAAATAGGTAAGTCCAAGCCTGAATTCCATAGTAGCTCCAGGAGATAATCGTGGAAAAGGCAAACAGACAAACCGCAACACTCAACACCGTTGGGAACCAGCCGACCACAGAACCAAAAGCGTTGGCTGTCATCGCCACACCGCTGAGCTCTTCGCCCGTATCCAAATAAACACCGGTTATAACAATTGCAAGTGCCGTAAGGTTACATACAATTACAGTGTCGATCAAAGGCTCCAACAAAGAAACAAGCCCTTCTCTAACCGGCTCATCTGTTCTGACAGCAGAGTGCGCGATCGCTGCTGTACCCACCCCTGCCTCGTTTGAGAAAGAGCTTCGTCGAATACCCTGCACCATCACACCGATGAAACCCCCTACAGCTGCTCTAGGTACAAAGGCTTCGGAGACAATAGTGCCGATCGCACTAGGAACCTGAGCAATGTTGGCGATAATCACAATCAAACAGGCCACTATGTATATTGCGGCCATGGCGGGCACTAGCTTCTCTGCAACAGAGCCGATGCGCTTAATGCCTCCAATAATTACAAACGCAGATAGTGCCGCTAGAATTAAGCCGAATAGCCAAGCCGGTAGCGCCGGAAACAGGCCAGAAATTGCGGCATATGCTTGGTTAGACTGAAACATATTCGCTCCGCCCAAGCTGCCGCCTACGCAGAGAATGCTAAAGAGAACAGCGAGTCCTTTCCCAAATGGCCGCAGACCCCGACCCTCTAGTCCTTTGGTGAGGTAGTACATTGGGCCGCCTAAGATCGTCCCATCTGGTAAACGACGACGATACTTGACCGCCAAAGTACATTCCACAAACTTACTGACCATGCCGCAAAATCCAGCAATCGTCAGCCAGAACATCGCGCCCGGACCTCCGAGCTGTATGGCGATCGCCACCCCGGCAATATTTCCTAAGCCTACCGTTCCGGACACCGCCGTTGCCAGAGCCTGAAAATGAGAGACTTCTCCATCATCTTCATCATCGTCAAATTTGCCTTGGACTACGTCAATTGCGTGTTTTAGTCCGCGAATATTGATAAATCCCATCCGCAGCGTGAAGAAAGTTGCCCCGACAAACAACCACAGCACAATAAATGG
It includes:
- a CDS encoding universal stress protein codes for the protein MVLFSKDRILVPTDFSEKSIQAIKETNAFADANTQLYIVHVLKPLEATEPGVVWESVDTEKRTQTILALFEEKFPKSEYEGLVFEVRNGDPTAEIIDYAEYRNIDLIVMPSRGRTGISRFFMGSIAERVVRFAHCPVLVLKQQKKATTATT
- a CDS encoding sodium:alanine symporter family protein codes for the protein MNRKGWYVPAINRRFQSSFQRLTRLSARWFDKGTDGWAMLPMLLLLMAIAAPAAIAQEASESTSMADSILQPIVDFLATLLFFPIGGENGFPFIVLWLFVGATFFTLRMGFINIRGLKHAIDVVQGKFDDDEDDGEVSHFQALATAVSGTVGLGNIAGVAIAIQLGGPGAMFWLTIAGFCGMVSKFVECTLAVKYRRRLPDGTILGGPMYYLTKGLEGRGLRPFGKGLAVLFSILCVGGSLGGANMFQSNQAYAAISGLFPALPAWLFGLILAALSAFVIIGGIKRIGSVAEKLVPAMAAIYIVACLIVIIANIAQVPSAIGTIVSEAFVPRAAVGGFIGVMVQGIRRSSFSNEAGVGTAAIAHSAVRTDEPVREGLVSLLEPLIDTVIVCNLTALAIVITGVYLDTGEELSGVAMTANAFGSVVGWFPTVLSVAVCLFAFSTIISWSYYGIQAWTYLFGERSTLLFKIIYVFCTFLGCLTSLGLIIDFSDLMLLGMAFPNLLGCYILSNEVAGDLKDYWSRLTSGQMLTVES